A region of the Arachis hypogaea cultivar Tifrunner chromosome 15, arahy.Tifrunner.gnm2.J5K5, whole genome shotgun sequence genome:
AAATTCTCTGTTCTtagttgaataataataataataataattaggttAATGTTATCCTAccctctctaaaataacatgtaagttatccTTTCTGATGTGGCATATTTTAATTGGATATTTATTTTAATCTGAGTTACTTTAATCTCATGAGGATTAATAATAGCTTTGGAAGACGGTGATGGCCTgacagaagaagaaaatggaacaCCCAATAAGAGGGTGATACTTAGGAGACACAACGACACGACAAAAAAAAATGGGGAAAAATATTAGAAAGAGGTGGAGTATATTTTCTAAAAGAATGATTTGGGAAGAGAAAACAAGACACCCAATGAGACGGTGATGCTTGGAAGGCGTAACGACGACGACGAAAGAGTACAATGGAGAGGAGTAAACGCAATTAGAGAAAGTTTGAAGTACCTTTTTTAGAAAAATGACTGGGAAGAGAAAATAAGACACCCAATGAGACGATGATACTTAGGAGGcgcaatgaagaagataactcaAGTTAAAATAAACGCTAACTTACATGTTACTTTAGAGAGGGTAGGATAGCATTCACCTAATAATTAATGATTTAGAATCCATTCTCTCTCGCGGTAAACTCTCACGCAAATAAATCAAAGGCAAGAACAGATGGAACGATGAAGCCCGTTGGAATGAGAAGTAATGACTTTTCGTCGTGTTCGCAATCAAACAAGACCGTaaagcaaataaaaaataaaatataaaataggattgggaaagaaaaataaaacttaaatgctGATTTATGAGTAACTGCCAAAATTGAAACAACGCCCATAGAGGGACAACTTTCGACCCCAATAAAAGTAGGGTTTTCTTGTTACAAAAGGTGCGAAAAGGTGATAACTTTCCGCAGCAATGGAGACAGACCTCAAGAATCCGGTTGCAAATGACATCGGCGATGCCCTTGGCGTGTTTCCTCTGCTCGCCGGCAATGATAGTGAGATCGGTAATGATGGGGTTCACATTGGAGGTGAGTTCTGACAACAATAGCCCATAAGCTCGAACAATTTCTTCGGCAGTGAAAGCCTTGAGGTAGCCTTGGCGCTGTGGAAGTAAGGCGTAAAACCGACCCACGAGCATGGAATGAGAAGGCTTGTGCGTGATACCATTCGCCATTTGTGCGCAATAGAATTGACCAAGAAGAACTGGAGTTATATGGAATTGAGAGAAGATGAGATTGGATGAGATGTAAACCAGATTGTAGCCTCTCAATAACTATTTATAGAATCCTAAATCCCTGCCACCCAATACCCTATGTTGTTGCCGTGCGCGTCAAGTCAGCTTAATGCTATTGGGCTGGGCCTTTCTTTTTGCAATATCAGTGATGTATTCTTTTTAAAGGGAGTGGAACTGGTTCCAACTAGATTAGGCCAGAATGTCTTGCTTGGGGGAAGAGATGGTTGAAGGAAAATGGAATCAGGCATCTAACTATAACCCAAGCAGAAAAGGTTGTGAAGAATAGGATGTTCTCAAATTGAAActtttttgctttgctttatgatgttttaaaacttttgaaaaaaattctcattttttctatgttaagataatattttttctattgatTACTTGAACTACTATTTCATACAAATTATATATCTTGTCAAAATATagtacttttaaataaaaatatacaaaaattatatcATATATTAATATGTGTATAACTAAATTctttaaacaatataaaaaaataaaaaagaaagtagTTTTATATCTCTCACTCaattaaaaagtttatttttgttataatatttatgGCATAAGTTTATTTTTCTGTCTTTCTTCCtctaaaaaattaacttttatttttgttataatattaatcttcttctttcttggttAAATGCTCACATATATATATCACATCACATaactatattaattaagaaacaaGATTcttatcaaaattcaaaacttttaaagaaaattaatcgAGATAATTCAAGTCAGTTTAAATAataactatttcaatcatattattgatatgtttaaaatttatatattaaaattaatttattcatgtaAATAGTATCTagaatattttcatataaaaaaaataaaatttattaaatactttaatatattaaattatttaatatgatTAATACCTTTAAATATTTAAAGGACTGATTCAAATTTCTATAATTGATGAAATGGTTAAGTCTTagagcttgtttgggtgagcttctaatAAAAGATCTtatttcgagttatcttttttaaaaaatcttatggagaagtaaaagtaattttatgtttggatatctcatgcaagaagatctttttatctatcaattatgtttgggtataataacataaaagtacttttttgtttatttattacataaaaaacatctttttttaaggaaaaaagatcttttaaaaaaaatgtaaattacaacttctcaaaaaaatctttttttgatttttttagtgtttttacttttattattagaaatttgccaaacacgttaaaaaaaaaaaagataatgaaaaagatctttttttttaacaaaataactgTGCCCAAACAAGCACTTACTCTTCTCTTAGATGCTCTCAATTCGAATCTTAAATAGACAACCTAAGACTAAATCGAATTAGGATGCTAATAATGTAAACTAAAAGGTTGTAAGTACCTAGTGAATTCTTTCTATAAAGATACTTAGTCAGACCATcaaaggaaaggaagagacaAATAAAACTGTGCTGAACTGTTTCATTTCCACTAAAAACCAATCTTTCTACCATAAAAGACCCTTCAACATCATAAAATATTATGTTTGCTAGCAAAAATCAGAGACATTGATTCACACATCTTAAAGAGTTTATCTTCATCTTAGGGAAAGAAACATATGCTGAAaatgaaaaatagtaaaaaaaaaaagggtgaaaAATCAACATTTCTGATACATATACTTTTCCTTATGCATATCCAGAATGACAATATGCGTGCCAATTTTTCTAACCAAAAAAAAGTTTTATCTTTTAACATGAAAACATGATTACTGGTTTTCAGATAACAAATTcccataaatataataaaaacgaccaaaaatttcagaaaataaaagttcGTACCCCAAACGAAGGTAGATCTAGCTTCGTCCATGTCGAAGCCACCTTAAATTTCATCGATGGAGGTTCCGGATGAAGCCACCGGCTCACTGCCGAGAACGAGACGGAGTGGCATCGGTGACTGCGGCAAATCGGTAGCAACGCACTGGTGAGGGATCGAAGACGCACGACGTGGAAGAGCGGTCGCGGTGAGCAGCATCGCCGGAGGAGAATAAGGTGTTGCGGATTGGCCTTGAAAGGGAATCATCGAAGATGAATGACCTAAAACCAAAAaggtttaaataaaaatttgaaattattaagaaaaaaaaaactatgaatcgaaagaagaagaagaaacaaaaagaagaggCATGCATACCATTGTTGAAGGGAAGAAGAATCAGTGACCATATGCCTTCTCTgagttctctctctttttctcacttcttttcccattttctccttatttcttccttaggCTTTTAACCCTCCTCTATTTTGTGAaacaaaggaaaggaagaaaGTAAAGTGGACTCCGAGTAATAACAAGACACACCTAATTCCTTTGACCAAATAAGACAATTCATgcagaatttttttgttttattttttaaaattatttttatcattaattatattttttaagtatcATCATTAATATATTTTCATTATTAAAATTTGGTATCTAGTCATCAAGTGCCTTTTTTGCATGTTTGTTATTATGATGCCAAAAACATTTTAATCAAATGTGCAACTATTTACCaaacagaaaaatatatatatatatatagtttatcaCTTATTAAAATTGACGTTTTATAGCTAACTTTGTCTTTTAtaaatcttttatgatatttttatcgtttgattttttagaaatatttttgttcGTACCTAAATTTTTGAgagatatttttttagatttacctgtaaaaaaaatttttaatctaatttaatAGTAACTAAACAAAGTATTTTTttcgttaaaaaatatttttaaaaaatctaaaaaatatgttattttatttttattaatttttaaatatagttTTATACACTCCTTTCTATTTTATGAAAATctgttattaataaaataaaaaaatataaaaactcaatTACAATATAAGTTAATgttctaatttaaaaatttaaaatatctatttccattttcatttgaAAGTTGAAAGTGTTTCTTGCTGGAAGAACTGGATACGCTATAGATTCAGCTAAGCTACCTTGGTTCTCCTTTGCTATGCCAAACTGAACAGCAAAATTGTCTCTAGTACGATGATGGGGTACGAGGTTTGCACCTCAATCTTCAACACCACCAGCACCACTCCCACCCTTATCCCTTTCAATGATAATCTCTCCCCAGCTTGCCACGTCACCCCTTCTCCCTCTTCTGCTTCCAAGTCTTCACTTTTCTTCACAAAACACCAAAGAACAAAACTTTTCCCTCAGAATTTCAAACCCCATATCCTCCTATGCGCCTCTCTACCCAGTAAGTGTCCATTTTCCCACTTAGCATGTTCTTTTGGTTTCTTTGtagcatttttttttttgtttcaattatCTGTGCTTGaatgggtttttgaaaaagtttagtTTTTTGTTGTCTATTTGAAGTGATAAAGCTGTTACTTGAATTGGGTAGTAATATACTATGAAGTGATTGccactttgttgttgttgtggagGAACATGAATGTTCTAGTATACTTAATCGTTGAGGGTGTAAGAAATTAGCTTGTTAATAATTTGCTTTCTGTAGAGCACTAGTGCTAACTATATGGCAGAATAATAGTGTGTATAGTCGACTAAATCCCCATTTTGGTTCCTGAAATTTACGCAATTACTCATTTTGGTCCTCGAAATTCAAAATTACCAAAATTGGTCCTCCAGATTCAAGTTCGGGCACCAATGTGGTCCCTTGACTCTTTCTGGCGATGACTAAACAAATGGAATGCTGAGATGGCACCCAACCTACCACGTTGGATGATGAATAAACGACTTCGTTTACCCTTGGCACCTAAACAAGTCAGAAATGTCGTCGCTTTGTATATGAAGGGAGAAGAAATGATAGagacccaaaataaaatattctttttcttctctacCTCCACTATTCTTCATTTTTGACTTGTTTGGGCGCCAAgagtaaacgacgtcgtttactcATCATCCAGCGTGGTAGGGAGGGTACTATCTTAGCACTCCATTTGCCTAATCATCGCCAAAAAGAGTCGAGGAATCATATTGGTGCCCGAACTTGAATCTGGAGGACTAGTAtaggtaattttaaattttggggACCAAATTGAGTAATCGCGTGAATTTCAGGGACCAAAATGGGGATTTAGTCGTGTATAGTCCATTTTCTTGTATCTTTCTTGTGTCCTGTTTGTGAAGGGTTTTCAAACTATTTTATTTCTAGGAGTGATTTTTTCGGGTTCGTGCATAAAATCGAAATTCCATTTCAGGTCCACAAGCTAGTAGCGCGTCGACAGCTCGAGTGGAGGAGCAAGAGGAGGTTGAAATTGCAAAGGGATACACTATGACTCAGTTTTGTGACAAAATCATAGATTTATTCTTGAATGAGAAGACCAAATCAAAGGAATGGAGGAAGTATTTGGTGTTCAGGGAGGAATGGAACAAATACAGGGACAACTTCTACAACAGGTGCCAAAAAAGGGCAGACATGGAGAAAGACCCAACCATGAAAGAAAAACTCGTTTCATTGGGGAGAAGGGTGAAGAAGGTAAATGATGCCTCTTTAGAATGTTGAATTTATGAATAGGGCCTTTTGTTGCTGAATGGAAGTTGGAAACAGCAAagatttctttttgttattttttttgaaacTATTGGCCTTTTGTCATGAAAACAAAAACTCAATCCATATTTGCAGATCATTTCATTGCGTTGCATGTTTCTTCTTAACTATTGTATTTTGTCAGAAACTGAAAAGTATAGATTAATCCATAGAAAAATTGTGTTCATATCCAGACACATTCTTGGTTTAGAGCTTCTTTCGTCGATTCTGTTTGATCAGGAGTAAGCATTGCAGATTGATGATGAAATGGAAGGACACTGTGACCTTCTCAAGGAGATACAAGATAGCCCTACTGACATTAATGCCATAGTCGCTCGAAGGAGGAAAGACTTTACAGGAGAATTCTTCCGCTACCTTAATCTCATTGCAGACACATTCAATGGCTTGGAGGATCGTGATGGTAAGTTGGAGACTATATAAGAGTGCAAGAAATCGTATTATTTTTTGGCCAAAATAAAAACTCATACTTTTTATTATATCTCAACTTGCCTGTTTCTTATGTTGGACTTCTTGTTTAATAGCTATTGCGAGACTCGGGACAAGATGCTTGTCGGCTGTCCGTGTGTATGATAATACTCTGGAGAATGTCGAGACGTTAGATGATGCGCAGGCTAAGTTTGATGATATCCTTGATTCTCCTTCTATTGATGTAGCTTGTGAGAAGATCAAAAGCCTTGCGAA
Encoded here:
- the LOC112747375 gene encoding uncharacterized protein At4g37920-like, whose product is MMGYEVCTSIFNTTSTTPTLIPFNDNLSPACHVTPSPSSASKSSLFFTKHQRTKLFPQNFKPHILLCASLPSPQASSASTARVEEQEEVEIAKGYTMTQFCDKIIDLFLNEKTKSKEWRKYLVFREEWNKYRDNFYNRCQKRADMEKDPTMKEKLVSLGRRVKKIDDEMEGHCDLLKEIQDSPTDINAIVARRRKDFTGEFFRYLNLIADTFNGLEDRDAIARLGTRCLSAVRVYDNTLENVETLDDAQAKFDDILDSPSIDVACEKIKSLAKAKDLDSSLILLINGAWAKAKESTTMKEEVKDIMYQLYKATKSSLRSITPKEIKLLKHLLNITDPEERFSALATAFSPGDEHEVKIPDALYTTPKELHKWIKIMLDAYNLNKEEADFREARQLDQPIVMRRLLILKETIEEEYLAKPPIEKAEPIEESKLDEF